The proteins below are encoded in one region of Myxococcales bacterium:
- a CDS encoding AgmX/PglI C-terminal domain-containing protein: MNTNIRLITALSTLALAACTAQTDGGGQRSESKGEPVQVSEQAQAVETAQRSLDVGKVAPGSEASLQAIIKSGTADERDEAALALSRTYQLQGKTEAAITTLEDLLASHREDDRWEREEEVGNKLAELVTGRAAPVRPEAQERDRISAFARALMPSFHPDAKGAYELDVMLVGGSGTASNRLGTFNVGDAIHDRALEQCPLCEKRPKVHTHQSRIGTWLSVPKYRERFDTALTVFFYDKTANRIPARYEQYLPMSVKEIDERLASGQGLIAVKQRESAPPVILIAAPRFGQITDVETALSEMSKLPEGPVSVKLAGGLRRDEIQSVIRGARKEFKACYEALLTRAASAAGKVTLEFSIDAEGTVRSPLAKADGDALSEPQFLSCFSQATQALTFPAAGVSTTVKYPLELSP; the protein is encoded by the coding sequence ATGAACACGAACATCCGACTTATCACCGCCCTGTCCACCCTCGCCCTGGCCGCTTGCACCGCGCAAACCGACGGTGGCGGACAACGAAGCGAGTCCAAGGGCGAGCCTGTCCAGGTCAGCGAGCAGGCCCAGGCGGTCGAGACCGCTCAGCGCAGCCTCGACGTCGGCAAGGTGGCCCCGGGTAGCGAGGCCAGCCTCCAGGCAATCATCAAGTCCGGCACCGCCGACGAACGCGACGAGGCTGCCTTGGCTCTCAGCCGCACGTATCAGCTGCAGGGCAAGACCGAGGCTGCCATCACGACGCTCGAAGACTTGCTCGCATCTCACCGTGAAGACGACCGCTGGGAACGAGAAGAAGAGGTCGGCAACAAACTGGCGGAGCTGGTGACCGGGAGAGCTGCGCCCGTCCGCCCCGAAGCCCAGGAAAGAGACCGGATCTCGGCCTTTGCCCGCGCCCTCATGCCGAGCTTCCACCCCGATGCCAAGGGCGCCTACGAGCTGGACGTGATGCTGGTCGGTGGAAGCGGTACGGCCTCCAATCGCCTCGGCACCTTCAACGTGGGCGACGCAATCCACGACCGCGCCCTCGAGCAGTGCCCGCTGTGTGAGAAGCGCCCGAAGGTCCACACCCACCAGAGCCGAATCGGAACCTGGCTCTCCGTCCCCAAGTACCGTGAGCGCTTCGACACGGCGTTGACGGTCTTCTTCTACGACAAAACCGCAAACCGTATCCCGGCGCGATACGAGCAGTACCTGCCGATGTCGGTCAAAGAAATCGACGAGCGGCTGGCGTCGGGGCAGGGCTTGATCGCGGTCAAACAACGAGAGTCGGCGCCGCCCGTCATCTTGATCGCGGCACCACGTTTTGGACAGATCACCGACGTGGAGACGGCGCTCTCGGAGATGTCGAAACTTCCCGAGGGACCGGTCAGCGTGAAGCTCGCGGGAGGATTGCGGCGCGACGAGATCCAGAGTGTCATCCGCGGCGCGCGCAAGGAGTTCAAAGCCTGTTACGAGGCGCTGTTGACGCGAGCCGCGAGCGCAGCCGGCAAGGTCACGCTGGAGTTTTCGATCGACGCGGAGGGGACGGTCCGGTCGCCGCTCGCGAAAGCGGACGGAGACGCCTTGTCGGAGCCGCAGTTCCTGTCGTGTTTCAGCCAGGCGACCCAGGCGCTGACATTCCCCGCGGCGGGCGTCTCGACCACGGTGAAGTATCCACTCGAGCTGTCTCCGTGA